A region from the Cystobacter ferrugineus genome encodes:
- a CDS encoding gamma-glutamylcyclotransferase — MNYHLRTQAELDASLDKALAAAPHDVTRSGSWLLVYGSMLKEPPFSPEERRPATLEGWERVFCLADPKMRGTERHPGLCLGLVRGHRCRGLAYRLSAGTVREALRRVWEREMLLPFYVPCWLQAQTPRGVITALTFCTDPDSPLYEPSLSEPAMLERLALCEGENGSNAEYLDTTARQLAEVGLPDTGLDQLSERVRAMRAARREHG; from the coding sequence GTGAACTATCACCTGCGTACCCAGGCCGAACTCGACGCCTCGCTCGACAAGGCGCTCGCCGCCGCTCCCCATGATGTCACCCGGAGTGGCTCCTGGCTGCTCGTCTACGGCTCCATGCTGAAGGAGCCGCCCTTCTCGCCCGAGGAGCGGCGGCCCGCGACCCTCGAGGGCTGGGAGCGGGTCTTCTGCCTCGCCGACCCGAAGATGCGCGGCACCGAGCGGCATCCCGGGCTCTGTCTGGGACTCGTCCGGGGACACCGCTGCCGTGGACTGGCCTACCGGCTCTCCGCGGGCACCGTGCGAGAGGCGCTGCGGCGTGTCTGGGAGCGCGAGATGCTGTTGCCCTTCTACGTGCCCTGCTGGCTCCAGGCCCAGACGCCGCGTGGCGTCATCACCGCGCTGACGTTCTGTACCGACCCCGACAGTCCGCTGTACGAGCCGTCCCTGAGCGAGCCGGCGATGCTCGAGCGCCTCGCCCTGTGCGAGGGCGAGAACGGCTCGAACGCCGAGTACCTCGACACGACCGCGCGGCAGCTCGCGGAGGTGGGCCTTCCCGACACGGGCCTGGACCAGCTCTCCGAGCGCGTTCGCGCCATGCGCGCCGCTCGCCGCGAGCACGGGTAG
- a CDS encoding DUF4126 family protein, with amino-acid sequence MNRSDMMTAVGMGAMAGMRALSAPAFLSQHLAEEGASSKANPVEQFLASSTTARVLPVLALGELVLDKLPGMPSRVVPPVLLMRLASGALVGAAVARQKERPMLGFAVVGAAAALVTSFALYSLREFATRKLHIPNILAGFLEDALVASAGHRLTAAMG; translated from the coding sequence ATGAATCGAAGCGACATGATGACCGCGGTGGGGATGGGGGCGATGGCGGGGATGAGGGCGCTGAGTGCTCCGGCCTTCCTGAGCCAGCACCTGGCCGAAGAGGGAGCGAGCTCGAAGGCGAATCCGGTGGAGCAGTTCCTCGCGTCGTCGACGACGGCGCGCGTGCTGCCGGTGCTCGCGCTGGGCGAGCTGGTGCTGGACAAGCTGCCCGGGATGCCCTCGCGCGTCGTGCCGCCGGTGCTCCTCATGCGGCTGGCCTCCGGAGCCCTGGTGGGAGCGGCCGTGGCCCGGCAGAAGGAGCGGCCCATGCTGGGGTTCGCCGTGGTGGGCGCGGCGGCCGCGTTGGTCACCTCGTTCGCGCTCTACTCGCTGCGCGAATTCGCGACCCGCAAGCTGCACATCCCCAACATCCTCGCGGGCTTCCTGGAGGACGCGCTCGTCGCGTCGGCGGGCCACCGGCTGACGGCGGCGATGGGTTAG
- a CDS encoding MBL fold metallo-hydrolase: protein MSTLSPPRVLSRLGLGVLMLGMAMGASGCVFAAPTWKGAPSDHFDGRRFFNLEPREQRMGFFDWMRTRRPGPWKDWHDVPHGPPPPERVGRGALRVTFINHATVLLQLDGLNILTDPIYSERCSPVSFAGPKRVRPPGIRFEDLPPIDAVVLSHNHYDHMDVATLRRLQEKFPAMRLFAGLGNGALLEGEGLRHVTEVDWWQEFPLTPEVTLVSARTQHFANRGMTDSGGTLWTGYVFRGPHGATYFAGDTGWGRQFAEARERYGPMRLAVLPIGAYKPEGFMSPVHISPREAVQASVDLGARHSVPMHYGTFRLADDGETEPLWDLAGALVERGADAPKWWVLGFGEGRDVPP, encoded by the coding sequence ATGAGCACGCTCTCCCCGCCCCGTGTCCTGTCGCGCCTTGGCCTCGGAGTGCTCATGCTGGGGATGGCGATGGGCGCGAGTGGCTGCGTCTTCGCCGCGCCCACCTGGAAGGGCGCCCCGAGCGATCACTTCGATGGCCGGCGCTTCTTCAACCTGGAGCCCCGCGAGCAGCGGATGGGCTTCTTCGATTGGATGCGGACGCGCCGGCCCGGCCCGTGGAAGGACTGGCACGACGTGCCGCACGGCCCGCCTCCCCCCGAGCGCGTGGGCCGTGGCGCCCTGCGCGTGACGTTCATCAACCACGCCACGGTGCTCTTGCAGCTCGACGGGCTCAACATCCTCACGGATCCCATCTACAGCGAGCGGTGCAGCCCGGTGTCCTTCGCGGGACCCAAGCGCGTGCGTCCGCCGGGCATCCGCTTCGAGGACCTGCCGCCCATCGACGCGGTGGTGCTCAGCCACAACCACTATGACCACATGGACGTGGCCACGCTGCGGCGGCTCCAGGAGAAGTTCCCCGCGATGCGCCTGTTCGCGGGACTGGGCAACGGGGCGTTGCTCGAGGGCGAGGGCCTGCGCCATGTGACCGAGGTGGACTGGTGGCAGGAGTTCCCGCTCACCCCCGAGGTGACGCTGGTGAGCGCGCGCACCCAGCACTTCGCCAACCGGGGCATGACCGACAGCGGGGGCACGCTGTGGACGGGCTACGTCTTCCGGGGGCCGCACGGAGCGACGTACTTCGCGGGGGACACGGGCTGGGGCCGGCAGTTCGCCGAGGCCCGGGAGCGCTACGGGCCGATGCGGCTGGCGGTGCTGCCCATCGGGGCCTACAAGCCCGAGGGATTCATGTCACCGGTGCACATCTCCCCGCGCGAGGCCGTGCAGGCCAGCGTGGACCTGGGCGCGCGCCACAGCGTGCCCATGCACTACGGGACCTTCCGGCTCGCGGACGATGGCGAGACGGAGCCCTTGTGGGACCTGGCGGGGGCACTGGTGGAGCGGGGCGCGGACGCCCCGAAGTGGTGGGTGCTCGGCTTCGGCGAGGGCCGGGACGTGCCGCCCTGA